CCTCTTCTTTGGTTAAGGTCAAACCCTTTTCCTTCATCCTGTACAGTCATTTTCACTACATCTCCATCCTCGATGATGGAAACATATGCCTCTTTGACATCAGCATATTTACGTATATTTGTTAATGATTCCTGGATAATTCGATAGATGGTTGTTTCTACCTCATAGCTCAGTCTTTGCTTTAATGTGCAGTCAAATGCAACGGAAATTCCAAAATGGCTTGAAAACCGATTAATAAACGACCGTGTCGCCGGGACAAGTCCTAAATCATCAAGGACAGAAGGTCTCAGTTCCCATGATAAATTCCTGATTTCTTCTATTAACTGTGTAGTCTCATCGTGCATTTGATCTAAGAGAGGATGTTCTAATTCATTTTTTAATCGACTGATACTTATCAGTAGACTATATAGGTCTTGTCCCACCCCATCATGAAGTTCCCTCGATAACCTTTTTCTTTCTTCCTCTTGTAAACCGATCATTTTGGTCATCATGTTTTTAAGCTCTTCTTCTACTCTTTTTCTTTCAGTTACCTCATAACGGATGGACAGAAATTGATATGGTTTACCTTCTCCATCTAAAAAAGGAACAATAGTGGTATCTACCCAATAAAACAAACCGTTCTTGGCTTTGTTTTTAATTTCACCCTTCCATACATGCCCACTTAATATCGTATCCCATAAACGTTTAAAGAACTCTTTTGAATGGTAACCAGAATTAATCAATCTATGTGTTTTTCCTAGCAGCTCAGAGCGTTGATACTTTGAGACCTCACAAAACTTGTCATTAACATATGTAATCACACCTTTTGCATCTGTGATAGCTACGATGGCAGATACATCCAGTGCAAATTTCAAATCGGATAATTCATCGATTGATTCGGACTTTAACTCCTTACTTCCTACTTCCTGATTCATTTCCGAAGAGCGAGGATTATGTAGGTCAAACCTTTTTTCCATGCTGTTCGCCTCCATGCTCAGAATGATTAATCACAATCAATTCCAGCTTCTTAATATAATCTACTATCGCTTCTTGATTCAATTTTGACAGATCATAGGGCTTCCTAAATCCTAACAGGAGCACACCCCAGACATCTTGTTTTAAAAAAATCGGAAAGGCTATAGCACG
This region of Bacillus mesophilus genomic DNA includes:
- a CDS encoding PAS domain-containing sensor histidine kinase; protein product: MEKRFDLHNPRSSEMNQEVGSKELKSESIDELSDLKFALDVSAIVAITDAKGVITYVNDKFCEVSKYQRSELLGKTHRLINSGYHSKEFFKRLWDTILSGHVWKGEIKNKAKNGLFYWVDTTIVPFLDGEGKPYQFLSIRYEVTERKRVEEELKNMMTKMIGLQEEERKRLSRELHDGVGQDLYSLLISISRLKNELEHPLLDQMHDETTQLIEEIRNLSWELRPSVLDDLGLVPATRSFINRFSSHFGISVAFDCTLKQRLSYEVETTIYRIIQESLTNIRKYADVKEAYVSIIEDGDVVKMTVQDEGKGFDLNQRRGIGLFSMEERSKSIGAKLKIETEPKKGTLITLNIQINHN